ATTCTGCATTATCGTTCATGCTGGAAGCTCAAATCTCGCCAAATCTGAATACTTATGGTTGCATGTTGTCTTCAAATCTTTAGTATGAGCAATAGCAACAGGTTCTTGCTTatagggatagctcacccaaaaatgaaaatgactttgagatttactcaccttcaagccaTCCTATGTGTAAATGacttcagacgaatccaatcagatatttttcaatagtccaaaaaaagttaaataaagtgcatccattcaACGCACATACAACAGTtagcagaagctagagattattgtttataaagtttaaaatatgaatattcttcttacaaaaacatataaattCGGTCCAGGAGATCtgtattcaccccccagagccgtgTGGGACACCTTTTTTATGATGGATAGATGTGCTTTATTGGATTTCTTTTGGACTATTAAAAAATTCAACCCAAtgactgccattataaagcatgGATTAGCctggacattttttaatataactctgattggattcatcCGAAAGTAGAAAGTCATGTATATCTAGGATGCCTTAAGGAAATATTAGGGTAAATAAAAATTTTGGATGAATATGCCTTTAAGATCTGTTCAAGATAGCAGATGCTTTTGtcaaacttaaaaaattaaacttgcgttttaaatgcaaaaacatgttGAGTGTGGATAGCCCCCTTAAGCATTCCTTCTCAATTTAATGAAAGCATGCATGTTATTCTCTATGGTAATTAACATTTCAGTGGGTAGACACATGAACAGATGTGAACATTTAACAGTGAATAAGGCATTACACACATTTCTAGAGGTCCTGATGTAATAAGGCATTTCTACTGAGCGCAGAAGGACAGCTGGATTAAACTCAATGTGTGTAAGGATACTCTGCTCTCATTTACTGCAATACAAACACATTAGGTAAAGGCCTGGGCCAAAATGGTTGAAATTTAGATACTACGAGTGGCTTTATGTTACATTGCGGCTGGCACGGAGTATGCCATCCAGACCATTGAGCTGACGTAGGAAACCGCGGTTCGGCGTGACGCCGCGGTGGTCCTTCACGGTCTTGATGGCATCCACTAAAGTCATGTTCTGCCGAATCATGAGATAGGCCAGAACCAATGTAGCAGATCTGCTCAGCCCGACAGCACAATGCACAAGAACCGTtcctacaaaataaaagtcaccgTGTCAAAATATTCACGTGAATGACAAAAGTCAAATTCAAAAATGCACACAGCAAATATTCATATAAAGTTTTCAACTTTTGTTAAAAGTATACTGATTATTTAATtggtttttaaaattaaaaaaaaaaatgtattgcgtTCTTTGAGGATTTTTGGACTACATTCATatgcacacttacacacacacacacacacacacagtcatagtCTCGTTGCCCtatcaaaatgtttaaatatttatataggtatatatatatttgcagtaaACTTTAAATGTATAGTTTTGTATTGATACATTAAAAAACTTGACATTCTTTTATATTTCACAgcagtttttaatttctgtaatttgcaatgcttcaagggattgtagttcttttactttttttgcttcaaataaaagtttgttgtTATTCACCTCATGGCTAATTGGTTTGGTTCATGACTTAAAATGCTGTAACAAACCcaacagtgatttaaaaaaacaatctttatgggagaaatgaatggaaaaaatacTTTGCACTGGCATGGCTCTAATGCACTCTATGGCATCACCAGGCTGTAAAAACTGTTCTGCTTTTGATCTGAATAAGACCTGGACACTTCAGGTTGATAGAAATAATCCGCTTTTGAACTGACCTCCAGAACTAAGGGCTCTGTGAATGAACTCGGCCGCTGGGTAGAAGTTGACGCTCATGTCGAATGAGGGCGAGTCGTGGGCCTCAATGCCGTGATACGTGATGTTCATGCCAGTGTAACACTCTGCACCACCTCTCCATTTGCTCTGAGCACAGTTGAGGATGTGTGTGATCCCCAGCTTGACAAGTTCTTTACGGTTTGAGGCAATTTCTCTGCAAATTTAAGTGAAAATTTGTGCATAGTTCAACATTTACTGGCAATTTCTAATTTGCTCATCTATACAGGAGAAAGGTTCACTCTTTTACTTCTATTTAGTATGCTATGTCATGCTTTGTTACATGGATCATAAAATGCCTTGctttgtataatgcattatatcagtttttgtttgaaaaattcAATACTAATATTTTGTATAAGCCTCTAAAACATAATCTTGTGTTCAACATCCCGTATATGGCCAAAGCTGCAGATATTCATGGGCTACTCACTGGTCCCCTATGTAGAGTCTTGGCCACACTTCATCTGCATGATTACAGGCAGTTTTCCCCGTGTACAGCAGACGCTCAAGTTCAGACACAGTTAGTGAAGGAGAGCCTTTCTCCGAGTCCTTTCTGCTGGGAGATCTGGAATTACTCCGTGACCGGGACAGTCTGGACATGAAAGCCATCTGGACTGGCCTTCGGTGGAgctataaaataacactgaaaatatccacaaaataaaagtaacagTTTTAAAcgttaaaagcatttttaaatacaaatttaaaaaacgaAACATTTTTCAggttaaacaaataaactttaaaataaatgtaaaaaataattacctATACTATCAAGAAAACAACAAccaataaaaaatctattttatatatttgacattattacaatactTTTATGTAAGTAATTTTCCATGAATTAAAACAAAGTACACTTCTCATAAGGTTAGTGCTTTTtgagcatttttacatttattccaaatCATTCTTTGATAGTTTTGCATCTTATTTTAAGTCTTCAAGTTCAACACTGTTAtaccattactttttttttatccttttgaattatgaaaaataaaatgtcatatgaaaaaaaCCAGGGTGAGAAGATAAATGTAATgaatctgtttaaaataaatcatttgtaacactttagtataaggCCAAATGTTAAAGAGtaataactagttgtttattagcatgcctataaTTAACAAATTAGgggtttattgaggcaaaagtcatagttaatggtttgttaatagaagagaaatggactaatataagGTGTGACCAAATAActtattatcatattttttaattaaatcatttttaaagaaatgtaacatTAACTTCACTTAATaggagtaaattatatatatatatatatatatatatatatatatatatatatatatatatatatatatatatatatatatatatatatatatatatatatatagaatttctttctaaattacaccattcattttcagataaaatgtacaaatgtattactttaaCTGCAGTAAAATCATAGGCTTCATTTTGAAAAATCAGataatattttttggaacatCTGCGGTAATGACAATGatatgaaattataattttaaccAGTAGGTGGTCTTAGTGATCCACATATTATCTCAGTAATGCAATGCTCTATCAAAGTTAATTTCTATTTAGAAGTGATGATTTAGgatatatacttaaatatacttacCTGGAGAAACCAATATTTGTCAAAGATTGTCATCTTTAAATCCACATGTTTTGAAGTGTCTGTTTTTGCAGTAATGCCACGTTAGGCTTACAAAGAGTGATACAATCAAAAGACGGGGGATTCATTATTCTGcagtttatcatttatttaaaacatcaaTATTTCGAAATTCTAATGCAGTAAACTAATAAAAAGTCAACAAGACAAGGGGAAATAATCAGATTACACCTTTTGCAatggtaaaaaagaaaacaaaaaaacaataagtaataaataaatgtaataaacagtATGGAAGCAGTAACTTAGCCTTATTTAAACCTTCTTTCTGCATGCTTGGCAGGAAGTAATCAGAACAGCGTGTGACCCGCAAATGTGCATGTTACACATCAAACTGGTTTTTATGTCCTTCTTTCGGTCAAAGATCTGACACCTTTTTCTCTTGCCTGGGGTCACTGGTGCGAGATGAGTGTCTTTGACTGGTGAAGAACTTTATTGAGCATCCATCACCATATTCTGAGAAGCTGGAGTACGGGGAATTTTCCCTTGTCTGTTCATGAGGAGCCACCAGAGCTCGCCCTAGTTCTTCCAAAAAGTCTCTCCTTCTATATTTCTTCCCTTTGttccattaattatttatttccatccACAGCACAAATGAATTGAAGGCAGAGACGTCCAACATGTTGAAAACCATCACCATGTGCCAATGTGACGTCTTCCTTTGACGTGTAAGTGGCAACACGCtggaaataaattatatgtacACGATAACACCAAAGATTTAGCTTATCAACTGACAATTCATTCACTTCAtgtgtttcagaaaataaatacagaGGATATAGAACAGAATCACCACcatttaaataatcacatttcgTTGTTTTGCATCCTGAATTTTTttggctgtttgtttgttttatccagcCTTTAGTCTGGTTGTAGTCTAGGATTATCTCTGGCTTCTTGTGATCTTTGTCACTTACTTTGGCATTTCTGTGAAAAGTGCTCATCaacagcacatttttattttttctgggaCAGTAGGACACAAGAGTGTGTGTATCAGTGAAGGCGAACATGGATGATAATCGGACCCTGTCCTTCATGGACAGGAGCGCAGGTGGAAGCTCAGGTTTGTTTGATCTGACTGTTCCGATCATGGTCATGGTCCTTCGGAGCAGCTCCTTGTTAAGGTCAGATGAGGTGAAAAACATGACTTGGTAGCATGAAAAATTGGCCTTCTGTGTGCCATAAGCTACTCATGACCTGTCAGAATCAACAAACCAAAAAAGGCCTGCATGTCTGTCCAGTCCAAGTCCTTCCAGGTATCACGAAATACACGTTTCCCCTCTAAATCTAAATCTGgaaaaaacaattcaaatgttGATCTTATGTCTTCAGCATTGACACATGCCAGCCTGGTTGGTCCAGGGGTGCTTTTGATATGATGAGCTGGAAATCTCACTTGTTGTTTCTGAGGAAGAGGTGCTGGAGTCCACAATATTTTTCCGTTTTTGGACTGATAAGCTGCCTCCGTTTCAGCAGTGACCTCTGACTCTTCCTCTGACTCTTCTCCATCAGAAGAATGGTAGTCTGGGTCGAACTCTGTATTGTCCTCTGTTTCAGAAGCTTCATCAAAGAGTTCCAGCTCCAGCTCAGCTTCTCCATCCAGATCCCTTTCCTCTTCCATTCTGCCATCAAATGTCTTCTGTTGGGTTACGTCTCTTTGCTCCTCCATTCCTCCGTCATTGGTAGGGTTGAGTCTTTTTCCTCTTGCACCCTTTCATAACTCGTTGTCTCTAGAGTCACATCTCTTTTCACTTTCATCCCTCCATCACTCATTTTACGAAGAGTCCTGTTTTCATTCAGCATCTGACCCATCATTCCTTCACGTGTCATATGTAGGGTCGTGTCCCTTTCCTCTTTCATCCCTCCATCACTTGTTGTATATAGGGTCGTGTCCCTTTCATTGTTCTTAGCAACTAAACCGTCTCTCCGTTGTGCAGCTTCAGAATGAACTGCAAGCAAGGTCCAAGGAAGCCACATTTATAACCTTACagtaaaacatgtatttaaaaccACTTTGGAAGGACATTTTGCTGTCCTAACTATGAAAATGAACAGCTCAGTAATGGGCCAGATTACACTTCTCTTTAAATCTAATGATGTGTATTGGTTTGTGTGATAGTTATGGTCATTAGAGCCCTGCCTCGACAGCCTGATTCACTTTCCACACATagttaaacagattttaaaacataaatgagAGATGGTTAGGTGTGTTCGACTTGCACTGCGCTGGGCAAACCGATATGACCTGAAGGAGTGCATATGCATGATTGTCTGACTAGAGACAATGCCGACGTCATCTACAACATCAAACTTTTATtattgtacatgcatgcattgtATTAAGTAGTAGTACATCAAGTTCTTAATGAAAAGTGTTCCTGCAGCTTCATGTAAAGGCCTGAACATCTATTTACAGGACAAATATTGCATCTAATCCACTTCATCTAATATAGCACACCACAACACCTCTTCCGACTGCAAGCAGCAAATCTCAAGAACCAAAGCTCACTTCAGAACCAAATAGGTCGAACTGATGGAGCTTGACTTGACCTATGTGGAACTAATGGGCTTGTGGCTAAAAGGGATCCAGCTACAGTCGGAAGTCAACAGTAAATTAAAATCcctacctattagattgtgttttattaatgtctactacacctaccccaaccgtgaacctaccccttacaataatgcaaatacagtaattattgtTGTTCAGCGTGACTAAAATGACGCTATATTAATGTGTAGCCGCAGATGCATCCCTTCTAGTCCTAACCACCTAATTAAGTCGCATCTGCTTACAGCGATCGAGTGGAGCCCTAggagggaaaaaacaaacaaaatggcagcagctgcaATGTGAAAAGATCATTCCACACGTGTTTGAGATCTTTGAAAATAAGTATCTCAAATGCAGATGTATTTTCCTTCTGTGTAAAATGATGAACGCATCATGATACTCGAAATATCGCCGCTAAACAATAAACGTCTGTGAGGAATTCAAATCAAGCTTCGTATGCATCTTACCTTATGGTCTGTATTTTGCACAAATCCTTTGTGGAGTCCTTTGGTttccctttctttctcttgtATTGCAGAAGCTCTCGGTCTGCTTGAGGAACACACTCACTGATGTATGTGATTAGCGCGCGGCAGCAGCGCTGCATTCAGACGAAAACATTACGGTGATACTAACTACAAGATCTATAGTCTATCTATACTGTCTCTACGAGTTCAGTGGTACAGAATACAAACATCCGTCCGTATTATTGTAATGGGTCAGTACAGTGTCCAGTGCACGCGCCCTCTGGTGATGCACCTGCTCACAATCATGCAGATGTTGCACACAACAGAATACTGCCAGAATGTTCGATGAGGGCATTTGTAAATATGCATGCGACAATATTtcaatcaaaaactaaaacatgGAAATCATCACCGTCGTGggatgtatatttttaatgtaatgtttacaaGGGGTTGAATATTGGATTCCATTAAACACTCATGTAAGCTGAATAAGGCGCAAATGAAACATATGCATACAAATTACTATTTGATAATCGTTTGTAGAGGAATGTATTGGCATGCGAAAGCAACGAATACAGTGCGCGTACATGTGCATATGCGCCTGAGTTTACATTCAGATGACGAGTCACTATcagaaaaatgactaaaatgcATCCGGCATAGAAATACCATTTGCTAACTAATAATTACCATCATTAAGtagaatagaaaacaaaaatagtaaaactaaaatattaaatgttttaaacatttaaataagaagaagaagaaaggtgGGAAATCTTCAGTCCACATCTGGACCCATATATATGGAAATTGTATAATGTAAATTgcttttgttgttggtttttttcttttgtaatgttgAGAGTAGCCTTGAGAGTAACTGgatttttaatgaaaactaacTTCACTAAAGTAACAAAACTAAACTTGTACTTTATTTATTGTAGACCTAACCGTAATTTACACCATTagttttttctgctttaaaaacatagggccctattttaacgatctaaacgcaaagtgtaaagcgcacggcgcaggtgaactcagggcgtgtccaaattcacttttgctattttaacgatggaaaaaacGGTCCGTGCGCCGgggcgcatttttggaatgggttatCTATATTCTCTTAATTAGTAATGGGAGTAACGTTCAATACACCAACCAGAGTGTCATCTCcaattccctttaagagcgagatgcgctcgcgccatggcggatcgctatttacatggcagaatTTGTTGGTGGAAAAGCTGAACCGAAGAAATCGATTTGCTCGTGCACGAACTTAAAGCGTATAATATAAGgcacaagcaggaatccaccaaaggtccgcgcgatgagtcagttaatatatatgtgtgtgtattggcacgatTGTTCAATTTATTAGCCAATTTCAAACAATATGTGCAAacaaaatgattcgcgaacccgccttgaactcccgaactgactcaaatgattcgcgatcccgctccaaactcccaaactgactcaaatgattcgcgatcccgctacgaactcccaaactgattcgcgatccccataactgactcaaatgattcgcgatcccgctacgaactcccgaactgattcaaatgattcgcgatccccataactgactcaaatgattcgcgatcccgctccgaactcccaaacggactcaaatgattcgcgatccccataactgactcaaatgattcgacatccccataactgactcaaatgattcgcgatcccgctccgaactcccgaactgactcaaatgattcgcgatccccataactgactcaaatgatttgcgatcccgctacgaactcccgaactgattcaaatgatttgcaatccccaaactaaaataatctacaaaggattaatatgctgttatatttttgttgttgttgttgctataaaaacagacttaagccatcaatagcctttaaaatggtttaaaatgcattatataaaaaaatatgaggcaataatgattggttaataataacagttaaaatacataatgtaggcaaatacaaaataaacaatttaggtacatgttattacaaatgccatgtgattgctgctgttacacttacaggacaatcaaatccttgtttaggctactgaccaaacatttatatattcacttaatctttca
Above is a window of Carassius auratus strain Wakin chromosome 35, ASM336829v1, whole genome shotgun sequence DNA encoding:
- the LOC113054702 gene encoding dual specificity protein phosphatase 26-like translates to MAFMSRLSRSRSNSRSPSRKDSEKGSPSLTVSELERLLYTGKTACNHADEVWPRLYIGDQEIASNRKELVKLGITHILNCAQSKWRGGAECYTGMNITYHGIEAHDSPSFDMSVNFYPAAEFIHRALSSGGTVLVHCAVGLSRSATLVLAYLMIRQNMTLVDAIKTVKDHRGVTPNRGFLRQLNGLDGILRASRNVT